From Streptomyces sp. NBC_01754, a single genomic window includes:
- a CDS encoding AMP-binding protein — protein MTTTAPGLIARLTDQPDATALIRCRKGTSRTTSRGHLVRGCHSTAQALYRAGVRPGHKAVVMTRDAYDLTAVAYALCSLGAVPVLIEPRAEVRRCLRDIAPDVFIGEPLAQLGRQVLGWGRPHIRIPLVTGRPLLAPGRRLATRATGGGVPAPHPREPDGDALAVVAFTSGSTGRPKGAEYRYDTLAGQLDALTTLLAPRPEDVLLAGFLPVAMLGPLLGLTTLVPAVNHLSPARTPPKELVEPILRHQVTKIIASPAVLTLIAGHCARHGITLSSVRQILSFGAPLRLPLAEALREAVPDATEILSVYGATECLPVSAIDDHDLRASRIRPPAGQTGTCLGRPLPGVHPRILDADPTGLGEIAVAGPTVSPGYHGRPDADAATKSVTSRGVLHRTGDLGRLDDQGRLWFLGRKAHLVTGTGSALTTEDVETAADTAPGIRRTALVGVGTAGCQLPVLCVEPMPSTPRAAALAAVRTALERHPEGHRIDVLLPHPGFPTDPRHNSKIDRPRLADWAAERLRGRTR, from the coding sequence ATGACCACGACCGCCCCGGGCCTCATCGCCCGCCTGACCGACCAGCCCGACGCCACCGCGCTCATCCGCTGCCGTAAGGGGACCTCCCGGACGACCAGCCGCGGCCACCTGGTGCGGGGGTGCCACAGCACGGCGCAGGCCCTGTACCGGGCCGGTGTCCGGCCCGGCCACAAGGCCGTCGTGATGACCCGCGACGCGTACGACCTCACCGCCGTCGCGTACGCCCTGTGCTCTCTGGGCGCCGTACCCGTCCTGATCGAGCCGCGCGCCGAGGTGCGCCGCTGCCTGCGGGACATCGCGCCGGACGTGTTCATCGGCGAACCGCTGGCCCAGCTCGGACGCCAGGTCCTGGGGTGGGGGCGCCCGCACATCCGCATCCCCCTGGTCACCGGACGGCCGCTGCTCGCTCCGGGCCGGCGTCTGGCGACCCGGGCGACGGGCGGCGGTGTCCCGGCTCCGCACCCGCGGGAACCCGACGGTGACGCGTTGGCCGTCGTCGCCTTCACCTCCGGTTCCACCGGCCGTCCCAAAGGCGCGGAATACCGCTACGACACCCTGGCGGGACAACTCGACGCGCTCACCACGCTGCTGGCCCCCCGGCCCGAGGACGTACTCCTCGCGGGGTTCCTTCCGGTGGCGATGCTCGGCCCCCTCCTGGGCCTGACCACCCTCGTCCCGGCCGTGAACCACCTGTCCCCGGCACGCACCCCGCCGAAGGAACTCGTCGAGCCGATCCTGAGGCACCAGGTCACCAAGATCATCGCCTCGCCCGCCGTGCTCACCCTGATCGCCGGTCACTGCGCCCGCCACGGCATCACCCTGTCCTCGGTCCGGCAGATCCTCTCCTTCGGCGCCCCGCTGCGTCTTCCCCTCGCCGAGGCACTGCGCGAGGCCGTGCCGGACGCCACCGAGATCCTCAGCGTCTACGGCGCCACCGAATGCCTGCCCGTCTCCGCCATCGACGACCACGACCTGCGGGCCTCACGCATCCGGCCGCCGGCCGGGCAGACCGGTACGTGCCTGGGCAGGCCGCTGCCCGGTGTCCACCCCCGGATCCTGGACGCGGACCCCACGGGGCTCGGCGAGATCGCCGTCGCCGGCCCCACCGTGAGCCCCGGCTACCACGGACGCCCTGACGCGGACGCCGCCACGAAGAGCGTCACCAGCCGTGGCGTACTGCACCGCACCGGAGATCTCGGCCGGCTCGACGACCAGGGCCGCCTGTGGTTCCTCGGCCGCAAGGCCCACCTGGTCACCGGTACCGGCTCCGCCCTGACCACCGAGGACGTCGAGACCGCGGCCGACACCGCGCCCGGCATTCGCCGCACCGCTCTGGTCGGCGTCGGCACGGCCGGCTGCCAACTGCCCGTCCTGTGCGTGGAGCCCATGCCTTCCACCCCCCGGGCCGCCGCCCTGGCAGCCGTACGCACCGCTCTGGAGCGCCATCCGGAAGGACACCGCATCGACGTCCTGCTGCCGCATCCCGGCTTTCCCACCGATCCCCGGCACAACTCCAAGATCGACCGCCCACGGCTGGCGGACTGGGCCGCCGAGCGCCTGCGCGGGAGGACCCGATGA
- a CDS encoding acyl carrier protein, producing the protein MPETYDTLRSVLTSSLRVPDDVIHPGATLEQLGLDSLALTELVLILHERFAVRISKEYARPGRTVTEVAEHLDALRAGGTRTAAPS; encoded by the coding sequence GTGCCCGAAACCTACGACACCCTCCGTTCCGTCCTGACCAGCTCCCTCCGTGTCCCCGACGACGTCATCCACCCCGGGGCCACGCTGGAGCAACTGGGCCTGGACTCCCTGGCCCTGACGGAGCTGGTACTGATCCTGCACGAACGCTTCGCGGTCAGGATCAGTAAGGAGTACGCCCGTCCCGGCAGGACCGTCACCGAAGTCGCCGAACACCTCGACGCCCTGCGCGCGGGCGGCACGAGGACGGCGGCACCCTCATGA
- a CDS encoding NAD-dependent epimerase/dehydratase family protein has translation MKVLVTGGSGFLGLELCRRLTERGIATSSLARRPSTALERLGVRQHLGDLADAHAVSRAVAGCDAVIHNAALAGVSGPTRLYWATNVVGTRNVIEQCRTHQVRRLVHTSTASVAFRPGGLEGVAEDLPRPDGHLAAYPRSKAAAEALVLTAHSPELATVSLRPHIIWGPGDPHFAPALARAVRAGRLLMPGDGGNLVDTTHLRTAAHAHLLALDRLRQSPEAGGRAYFVSQDDPRPLREIAGHFLRAAGISARWCAVPPRLATAAAAVSDTCLRTVRSPRTLALSRFLVAELLQPHYFDLTAARRELSFEPPIGFEAGLAELTRTAPSAFEGSSKKGRTPCPKPTTPSVPS, from the coding sequence ATGAAGGTACTGGTCACCGGGGGCAGCGGCTTCCTGGGTCTGGAGCTCTGCCGGCGGTTGACGGAGCGCGGCATCGCCACGTCCTCTCTCGCCCGCCGCCCCAGCACCGCGCTGGAACGGCTGGGCGTGCGGCAGCACCTGGGTGACCTCGCCGACGCGCACGCCGTCTCCCGCGCGGTCGCCGGATGCGACGCCGTCATCCACAACGCCGCTCTGGCCGGGGTCAGCGGCCCGACGCGGCTCTACTGGGCCACCAATGTCGTCGGCACCCGCAACGTGATCGAACAGTGCCGTACCCACCAGGTGCGCAGGCTCGTCCACACCTCGACCGCCAGCGTCGCCTTCCGCCCCGGTGGCCTGGAGGGCGTCGCCGAGGACCTCCCTCGTCCTGACGGCCACCTGGCCGCCTATCCCCGGAGCAAAGCCGCTGCCGAGGCTCTGGTCCTCACGGCCCACAGCCCGGAGCTGGCCACCGTCTCACTGCGTCCGCACATCATCTGGGGCCCGGGCGACCCCCACTTCGCCCCCGCCCTCGCGCGCGCCGTACGGGCCGGGCGTCTGCTGATGCCCGGCGACGGCGGCAACCTCGTGGACACCACTCATCTCCGCACCGCCGCCCACGCCCACCTCCTCGCCCTGGACCGCCTGCGACAGTCACCCGAGGCGGGCGGCCGGGCCTACTTCGTCAGCCAGGACGACCCGCGCCCCTTGCGTGAGATCGCCGGCCACTTCCTGCGTGCCGCGGGTATCAGCGCCCGCTGGTGCGCCGTCCCACCGCGTCTGGCGACGGCCGCGGCCGCCGTCAGCGACACATGCCTGCGCACGGTCCGCAGCCCGCGCACCCTGGCCCTGAGCCGCTTCCTGGTGGCGGAACTCCTGCAACCGCACTATTTCGACCTGACCGCAGCGCGCCGCGAGCTGTCGTTCGAACCGCCGATCGGATTCGAGGCCGGCCTCGCGGAACTCACCCGGACCGCCCCGTCCGCCTTCGAGGGCAGCTCGAAGAAAGGAAGGACACCGTGCCCGAAACCTACGACACCCTCCGTTCCGTCCTGA